The following coding sequences lie in one Pseudomonas syringae CC1557 genomic window:
- a CDS encoding sensor domain-containing diguanylate cyclase — translation MTSSSQRLALLEAVVEQSFNAVLITDADLTGGGPFIVYVNPAFCAMTGYAAEDLIGASPKILQGPDTDPQLIARMRQCLSENLFFEGSTINYRADGSPYVVEWKISPVRDEAGTVCNFVSIQQNISPRIRAEREQHLLAQALNAALDPIIITDRNSVTVFVNEAFQNMTGYGATEIVGQNPGMLRSGKHDEIFYAQFKETLASGEPFRTTFINKRKDGSLFYAEHSISPLRDLQGKITHYVSISPDVTTRMGREQQLLEFAHSDPLTGLDNRRAAEHTLERLINATRISGRPFSLIICDIDHFKRVNDRYGHPAGDSVLKSVAAILKHQVRLFDVAARWGGEEFLVLVADSSLNQAAELAERLRKGVASLELTETGSITMSLGVAELGSGETAASLIQRADKALYQAKRLGRNRVERAS, via the coding sequence ATGACCTCATCCAGTCAGCGTCTGGCCTTGCTCGAAGCTGTTGTAGAGCAATCATTCAACGCCGTATTGATCACCGATGCCGACTTGACCGGTGGCGGCCCGTTTATTGTTTACGTCAATCCGGCGTTTTGCGCGATGACAGGTTATGCCGCAGAGGATTTGATCGGTGCGTCACCGAAGATTCTGCAGGGACCGGATACCGACCCTCAGCTCATTGCGCGAATGCGCCAGTGTTTGAGCGAAAACCTGTTCTTCGAAGGGTCGACGATCAACTACCGCGCAGACGGAAGCCCGTATGTCGTCGAGTGGAAAATCTCACCGGTACGCGACGAAGCGGGCACTGTCTGCAATTTCGTGTCGATCCAGCAAAATATCAGCCCGCGTATTCGTGCGGAACGCGAGCAGCACCTGCTGGCCCAGGCGCTGAACGCGGCGCTTGATCCGATCATCATCACCGACCGCAATTCGGTCACCGTATTTGTCAACGAAGCCTTCCAGAACATGACCGGTTACGGCGCCACCGAGATCGTCGGGCAAAACCCGGGGATGCTGCGTTCGGGCAAACACGACGAGATCTTTTACGCGCAGTTCAAAGAGACGCTGGCGAGCGGCGAGCCCTTTCGTACCACGTTCATCAACAAGCGCAAGGACGGTTCCCTTTTCTACGCAGAACACAGCATTTCCCCGCTCCGTGATCTACAGGGGAAAATAACCCATTACGTAAGCATCAGCCCGGACGTCACCACACGGATGGGGCGCGAACAGCAGTTGCTGGAGTTCGCCCACAGCGATCCGCTGACCGGACTGGACAATCGCAGGGCCGCCGAACATACGCTGGAGCGTCTGATCAATGCGACTCGCATATCGGGTCGCCCATTCAGCCTTATTATTTGCGATATCGACCACTTCAAACGAGTCAACGACCGCTACGGCCATCCTGCCGGAGACAGCGTATTGAAAAGTGTCGCGGCCATCCTCAAACATCAGGTTCGGCTGTTTGACGTCGCTGCGCGCTGGGGAGGCGAAGAGTTTCTGGTGCTTGTGGCCGACAGTTCGTTGAACCAGGCGGCCGAGCTGGCCGAGCGCTTGCGCAAAGGTGTTGCCAGTCTGGAGCTGACGGAAACAGGCTCCATCACGATGTCTCTGGGCGTCGCGGAGCTCGGCTCAGGGGAAACCGCAGCAAGCCTCATTCAGCGCGCGGACAAGGCGCTTTATCAAGCCAAGCGCCTTGGGCGTAACCGGGTAGAGCGCGCAAGCTGA
- a CDS encoding zinc-dependent alcohol dehydrogenase family protein, with translation MSNTTIYVQAGGGYDQVSVGESDVLAPKAGEITVRLHANSLNYHDFAVVTGMWAPTEKRIPMADGAGVVTAVGEGVSEFKVGDSVVSTFFPEWISGEPLVEGFVTVPGDGVDGYAREQVTARATSFTRAPVGYSHAEASTLTTAGLTAWRALMVDDSLKAGDTVLVQGTGGVSIFALQFAKMVGATVIATSSSDEKLERLQAMGADHLINYRKDSNWGETARKLTGGRGVDHIIDVGGPSTLQHSMNAARVAGHISVIGILSGVAGQLEFVPALVKQLRMQGVLVGSRTQQQDMIRAIDANGMRPVMDRSFPMTDIVAAFKYQETNQHFGKICLDI, from the coding sequence ATGAGCAATACCACCATCTACGTGCAGGCCGGCGGCGGCTACGATCAGGTCAGCGTTGGCGAAAGCGACGTACTGGCACCAAAAGCCGGTGAAATCACCGTGCGTCTGCATGCCAACTCGCTCAACTATCATGACTTCGCCGTTGTCACCGGCATGTGGGCGCCGACTGAAAAGCGCATTCCCATGGCCGATGGCGCAGGTGTTGTCACAGCCGTAGGCGAGGGCGTCAGCGAGTTCAAGGTTGGCGATTCCGTGGTCAGCACGTTCTTCCCTGAGTGGATCAGCGGTGAGCCGCTGGTTGAAGGCTTTGTTACGGTGCCCGGGGATGGCGTCGATGGCTATGCGCGTGAGCAGGTCACTGCCCGCGCAACTTCGTTTACCCGTGCGCCTGTGGGCTACAGCCATGCCGAGGCCTCTACCCTGACCACTGCGGGCCTTACTGCCTGGCGCGCACTGATGGTCGATGACTCGCTGAAAGCCGGTGATACCGTGCTGGTACAAGGCACCGGCGGCGTATCGATCTTCGCCTTGCAGTTCGCCAAGATGGTAGGCGCTACGGTGATCGCCACCTCATCCAGTGATGAAAAACTGGAGCGTCTGCAGGCCATGGGTGCTGACCATCTGATCAACTACCGCAAGGACAGCAACTGGGGTGAGACTGCCCGCAAGCTGACCGGCGGGCGCGGTGTTGACCATATTATCGACGTCGGCGGCCCATCGACCCTGCAGCACTCCATGAACGCTGCACGAGTGGCCGGCCACATTTCGGTCATCGGCATTCTGAGCGGTGTCGCCGGTCAACTGGAATTCGTTCCGGCGCTGGTCAAGCAACTGCGCATGCAGGGCGTGCTGGTCGGCAGCCGCACCCAGCAACAGGACATGATCCGCGCCATCGACGCCAACGGCATGCGTCCGGTCATGGACCGTTCGTTCCCGATGACCGACATCGTTGCCGCGTTCAAGTATCAGGAAACCAATCAGCACTTCGGCAAGATCTGCCTGGATATCTGA
- a CDS encoding transporter substrate-binding domain-containing protein, with protein MINLKYSVMTALLLGMTGMAQAQESTSHLDKVLQTGQLAVCTTGDYKPYTLLREDGEYEGIDITLARSLAKSLGVTVQWVPTTWKNLMPDMVAGKCDIGMGGISVSLERQKKAFFSSTLDIDGKIPLVRCEDQALYETVEQLNQPSVRLIEPAGGTNEAFARAHLPKASLAFHDNKTIFQELLDKKADVMITDASEALYQQKRMPGLCAVNPTRYMQYGEKAYLLPRDDVAWKGYVDQWLHLSKATGEYQQALSEWLAVPAE; from the coding sequence ATGATCAATCTGAAATACAGCGTAATGACCGCCCTGCTGCTGGGCATGACAGGCATGGCTCAGGCTCAGGAATCAACCTCGCATCTGGACAAGGTTTTGCAGACAGGCCAATTGGCGGTCTGTACCACGGGCGATTACAAACCCTATACGCTGCTGCGTGAAGACGGTGAATACGAGGGGATCGACATCACCCTCGCCCGCTCGCTGGCGAAGAGCCTGGGGGTAACCGTGCAGTGGGTGCCTACAACCTGGAAGAACCTGATGCCGGACATGGTGGCCGGGAAATGCGACATCGGCATGGGCGGTATCTCGGTCAGCCTGGAGCGGCAGAAGAAAGCCTTTTTCAGCAGCACGCTGGACATCGACGGCAAAATCCCGCTGGTGCGTTGCGAGGATCAAGCCCTGTATGAAACCGTCGAGCAGCTTAACCAGCCTTCCGTGCGCCTGATCGAGCCTGCCGGTGGCACTAATGAGGCGTTCGCCCGCGCCCATCTGCCGAAAGCATCCCTGGCCTTTCACGACAACAAGACCATCTTTCAGGAGTTGCTGGACAAGAAAGCTGACGTAATGATCACGGATGCTTCCGAAGCGCTCTATCAACAGAAGCGCATGCCGGGCCTGTGTGCCGTTAACCCGACCCGCTACATGCAATACGGTGAAAAAGCCTATTTATTGCCACGCGACGATGTCGCCTGGAAAGGTTATGTCGATCAGTGGCTGCACCTGAGCAAGGCCACCGGCGAGTATCAGCAGGCGCTGAGCGAGTGGCTGGCAGTACCCGCCGAATAA
- a CDS encoding SMP-30/gluconolactonase/LRE family protein, producing MNRVFGRPGKKTSALLLGSAFLITNAAQASEPALPISIVDNSASFAKLIAPGARAQVLTADAQWAEGPLCLPDGGLIWSDVKANKVMSWKEGDGVTTWLDPAHYQNGHARDAEGRVIAASHGERAIVRQEADGQWRTLVDKYQGKRLNSPNDVVVDDSGNIWFSDPTFGVLNKAESYGGKPEQDGEYLYRYDPQRDELVRLDTPGLHSPNGLAFSPDQRLLYVADSQQAHDFKNPKLAHRIMVYQVSNGALSKGRVFVEVAPGIPDGVKVDAQGNVWSGSKEGVQVFSAKGELLGKLLVAAKDTGNLAFCSTGSQHWVYITAANKVLRVPTLVKGSRP from the coding sequence ATGAATAGAGTCTTTGGTCGACCCGGCAAAAAAACCTCCGCACTGCTGTTGGGTAGTGCGTTTCTGATTACCAATGCGGCGCAGGCATCGGAGCCGGCGTTGCCGATTTCGATCGTGGACAACAGCGCCAGTTTTGCGAAGCTGATCGCGCCCGGTGCCAGGGCGCAGGTGCTGACCGCCGATGCGCAATGGGCAGAGGGCCCGCTCTGTCTCCCAGATGGAGGACTGATCTGGAGCGATGTGAAGGCGAACAAGGTCATGAGCTGGAAAGAAGGTGACGGCGTCACCACCTGGCTTGATCCTGCTCATTACCAGAATGGGCATGCACGGGATGCCGAAGGGCGCGTCATCGCGGCGTCCCATGGCGAACGCGCCATCGTGCGCCAAGAGGCGGACGGTCAATGGCGCACGCTGGTTGACAAATATCAGGGCAAGCGCCTGAACAGTCCGAACGATGTTGTCGTCGATGACAGCGGCAACATCTGGTTCAGTGATCCGACCTTCGGCGTGCTGAACAAGGCGGAGAGTTATGGCGGAAAGCCAGAGCAGGATGGTGAATACCTCTATCGCTATGACCCGCAGCGGGACGAACTGGTCAGGCTTGATACCCCAGGGCTTCATTCGCCAAACGGACTGGCCTTTTCACCCGATCAGCGTTTGTTGTACGTTGCCGATTCGCAACAGGCACATGACTTCAAGAACCCGAAGCTGGCACATCGAATCATGGTGTATCAGGTGAGCAACGGCGCGTTGAGCAAAGGCCGAGTGTTTGTCGAGGTCGCGCCAGGTATTCCGGATGGCGTCAAGGTCGATGCACAGGGCAATGTCTGGAGCGGCAGCAAAGAGGGAGTTCAGGTGTTTTCCGCCAAAGGGGAGTTGCTGGGCAAATTGCTGGTCGCTGCCAAAGACACCGGTAACCTCGCGTTTTGTTCGACCGGTTCACAGCACTGGGTGTACATCACTGCGGCGAACAAGGTGTTGAGAGTACCAACGCTGGTCAAAGGCAGTCGGCCCTGA
- a CDS encoding ArsR/SmtB family transcription factor translates to MLIPMILEQIKAVGNDTRMLIMEWLKDPQAHFPPQDHGDPAIGVCVSHIQAKANLSASTASAHLAILQRAGLVQATRIGKWTYFRRDELAIDRFADRLKKEL, encoded by the coding sequence ATGTTGATCCCCATGATTCTTGAGCAAATCAAAGCGGTCGGTAATGACACTCGCATGTTGATCATGGAGTGGCTGAAAGACCCGCAAGCCCATTTCCCTCCCCAGGACCACGGTGATCCGGCGATAGGCGTGTGCGTGTCGCACATTCAGGCCAAGGCCAACCTGTCGGCGTCCACCGCGTCTGCGCATCTGGCTATCCTGCAACGCGCCGGGCTGGTTCAGGCGACCAGAATAGGCAAGTGGACTTACTTCCGTCGTGACGAACTGGCCATCGACCGGTTTGCTGATCGGCTCAAGAAAGAGCTCTAA
- the sodC gene encoding superoxide dismutase family protein, with amino-acid sequence MKTHLWLGLLGAFSISAQAASLDVPIDMVSADGAPKSIGSVTVSETEYGLLFTPKLTGLPAGIHGFHVHENGSCEAGTKDGVKVAALAAGGHFDPAKTGKHLGPYADGHLGDLPALYVTADGKADYPVLAPRLKKLSEIKGHALMVHAGGDNHADMPKPLGGGGDRAACGVI; translated from the coding sequence ATGAAAACTCATCTATGGCTGGGCCTGCTCGGCGCTTTTTCCATCAGTGCGCAGGCGGCATCGCTGGACGTGCCTATCGATATGGTCAGCGCCGACGGCGCGCCCAAATCCATCGGCAGCGTGACTGTCAGCGAAACCGAATACGGTTTGCTGTTTACCCCGAAACTGACCGGTCTGCCTGCGGGCATCCATGGTTTTCATGTGCATGAAAACGGCAGCTGCGAAGCGGGCACCAAGGACGGCGTCAAGGTTGCAGCGCTGGCCGCAGGCGGGCACTTCGACCCAGCCAAGACCGGCAAACACCTCGGCCCTTACGCAGATGGCCATTTGGGTGACCTGCCTGCCCTTTATGTCACGGCCGACGGCAAGGCGGACTATCCGGTACTGGCACCGCGCCTGAAGAAACTGTCCGAAATCAAAGGCCACGCGCTGATGGTCCACGCGGGCGGTGATAACCACGCCGATATGCCCAAGCCGCTGGGCGGTGGTGGTGATCGCGCAGCTTGCGGGGTGATCTGA
- a CDS encoding dipeptidase encodes MNFALKKLAATTLMLASLSAFTGAAHANITEQQSAAILKTFSDTSLTDFRQFLSGLGKSDVAVSAHLKPVIEAFLDNKKLSAEQQNEVYRLLGLYTRMKYGSAATETLRELVAIPTVRVEGVAQHDNPEFIKIADKIKSLAESFNLKFRNVDNRVYEISLEGAGDEVVGIHVHADVVPVTPENWVLPDGTKLDPFKVTLIGDRMYGRGTEDDKNGIVVSLYAMKVIKEEKLPLARNFKLLIDTTEETAGDAIPYYFERNPTPNYNLALDGNYPVVIAEKGYGTVMASFSRRTAEGEGAEVTSMTGGMATNQIPSKSVATLVTDKPAELAASLQQAGADYVKRNGGNFEVAAKVEGNDVKLTITGVSAHSSDPESGVNPVARMLDFINSLEGNIPLKHNHITDAARYAADNWGLDYLGGKLGIGFSDAFMGPLTASLTYVALDDEVFKLAVNLRVPKGKSPQVLKSEIADKLAAWSRKTAIKPAFDYSIAEPMYRNPDGEWVKALLAVASENLGMEHKFGTSAGATSVHELPNGVQFGLARPDVKYTGHTDSEFKTTGQFLLDLQVVTEMMSRIGQLPKL; translated from the coding sequence ATGAACTTTGCACTTAAAAAACTCGCCGCGACGACGCTGATGCTGGCCAGCCTTTCAGCGTTTACCGGCGCTGCGCATGCCAATATCACCGAGCAACAGAGCGCGGCAATTCTCAAGACATTCAGTGATACATCGCTGACCGATTTCAGGCAGTTCCTGTCAGGTCTGGGTAAAAGCGATGTCGCCGTTAGCGCACACCTGAAGCCTGTGATCGAGGCGTTTCTCGATAACAAAAAGCTTTCCGCAGAACAGCAAAACGAGGTCTATCGTTTGCTCGGTCTTTATACCCGGATGAAATACGGCAGTGCGGCAACCGAAACCTTGCGCGAGCTGGTGGCTATACCAACCGTTCGGGTGGAGGGCGTTGCGCAGCATGACAACCCGGAATTCATCAAGATCGCCGACAAGATCAAGAGTCTTGCCGAAAGCTTCAACCTGAAGTTCCGTAACGTCGATAACCGCGTCTACGAAATATCGCTGGAGGGTGCCGGTGATGAAGTTGTGGGCATTCATGTTCATGCCGATGTGGTGCCTGTCACGCCGGAAAACTGGGTTCTGCCGGATGGCACAAAACTGGACCCGTTCAAGGTCACATTGATCGGTGACCGTATGTACGGCCGTGGTACCGAGGATGACAAGAACGGCATCGTGGTATCGCTGTATGCCATGAAGGTGATCAAGGAAGAGAAGCTGCCGCTGGCCAGAAACTTCAAGTTGCTGATAGACACGACTGAAGAAACCGCTGGCGACGCCATACCTTACTACTTCGAACGCAATCCGACGCCCAACTACAATCTGGCGCTGGACGGCAACTATCCGGTTGTCATCGCCGAGAAAGGCTATGGCACCGTCATGGCCAGCTTTAGCCGAAGAACTGCTGAAGGCGAGGGCGCGGAAGTTACCTCGATGACCGGCGGCATGGCTACTAACCAGATTCCGTCGAAGTCGGTTGCCACACTGGTGACGGATAAGCCAGCGGAATTGGCCGCAAGTCTGCAACAGGCAGGTGCTGATTACGTGAAGCGTAATGGCGGCAATTTTGAGGTGGCTGCCAAGGTCGAGGGCAACGACGTCAAACTGACGATTACCGGGGTTTCCGCCCACTCATCCGACCCTGAGTCCGGCGTCAACCCGGTTGCGCGAATGCTGGACTTCATCAACAGCCTGGAAGGCAACATCCCGCTCAAGCACAACCACATTACTGATGCTGCGCGATATGCCGCGGACAATTGGGGGCTGGATTACCTGGGCGGCAAACTGGGCATTGGTTTCTCCGACGCGTTCATGGGCCCGCTGACCGCATCGCTGACCTACGTTGCGCTGGATGACGAAGTCTTCAAACTGGCCGTCAATCTGCGCGTTCCAAAGGGCAAGTCTCCGCAAGTGCTGAAGTCTGAAATCGCCGACAAGCTGGCGGCCTGGAGCAGGAAAACCGCTATCAAGCCAGCGTTCGATTACTCGATTGCCGAGCCTATGTATCGCAATCCTGACGGCGAATGGGTCAAGGCGCTGTTGGCCGTCGCCAGCGAGAATCTGGGTATGGAGCACAAGTTCGGTACATCGGCCGGTGCTACTTCGGTTCATGAATTGCCTAACGGTGTGCAGTTTGGTCTGGCCAGACCGGACGTCAAATACACCGGGCATACCGACAGCGAGTTCAAGACCACCGGGCAATTCCTGCTGGATCTGCAAGTCGTGACCGAAATGATGAGTCGTATCGGTCAGTTGCCAAAACTGTAA